Below is a genomic region from Nilaparvata lugens isolate BPH chromosome 3, ASM1435652v1, whole genome shotgun sequence.
gaatataaaaataataattgagctattttcaattaatgaGTCGCTAGAATTCTGAGAACTAGTATTTAGTATTTCAAGTCCATAATGTGACTTGACATCAAAAAACCACAAGGACAcgtcaaaaaagaaaaaaggaagaaagcTAATTGTAGTTAGTcacaacaacaaaaaaaatcaaaaatatgaaCTCACCAGCCTGTTGTCCAACATAAAAAAACCTCACTGATGGAGAATACAACGGGTTCTCCACCAGCAATCTCTCCAGTGCGCTCTGAAATCGCCTGGTCAACAGGTCTCTTGCTGCTATTGGAAGCTTGTTGAAAAGTTTTGTAGATAGGTGGGCAATGCCAGTTCGTGTCCTGCTTAATCCCTGATAAGATAGGTACATTCAACCTATGGCTCCTCCTTGTATCATATGCATGAAATTCTGGTGGGTTGTCAAGGATGATCATGCCTGGTGGCAAGCTCATCTACATTCGCTTGGGTCCTGCAAATTGCatgaaaaatatagagagaAATACTGTAAATATTCTCTCTCTAACAAAGAGAAGACGACAATGAGCCAGTCTGTCAGCCCCACTGATGGGGTTGGCTTTCTTCTGCATGTGCAGCATACGTCCAACATCCACATATCCACCCCAGAGAACCAGGCCGTAGAATAGGATGCTCTGAAAGAAAGCAAAGCATCATAACTTGAGTAGTGCATGGTAATACTATCTCTCAGCCATCAATAGGAAAACTACCCTGTTCAGCCTACAGCAAACAACCTCTATATGACTGCTCTACGAACTGTACCTAGTGCATAAAAAGCTCCTCTAATATGGCTGCACTTATCAAGGTTTGCAATCTATGAAAAATTCATGGAGAGGGAAAAAGGGAATGATTGGAAATAGAAACAGAAATAGGGTGTGatctaataaattgaaaagtaGCTTAGCAACAAATTAACCCATTAGATGAAGCCTATTCATCTCTagtacaatattgaataaatatgaaaagcTATTGCTTTCAACtgtaattatgatgttataTTTCtagtcaataatatttatactcGTGGTAGGACATCGAATTGAATATTTGAACCAGCTCATAGCAGGTATCCCAATTACAAATGTGGTCAAATAAGTTGATTCCCAGTTTTTCAGTGCGGGGGTGAACTgaagttgaaataaaaaaaccAACTGCGCAACCTTAACTGCTTTATTcctaactagcaggtaacctgtgctttGCACTGGGGGAAaattttgtgttgtaaaatgcaatttgctttatgtccaggaaacataaAAGCAGAATAATCATTTCTCATTTAGTCAGAATTACGTGGATAATCTACATCAGAGTTGAACATTTCCAGCAAAAATAATTACAGTAATTTGATTAGTCTCGAACCCGGAAGCTTTTATTCATGAGTTGCTACCAACTAAGCTATGGAATTACTTGGAGAATGCTCTATTTGGTTGGGCtgaaaataagcctatattCGTCCTCGGTAAATTCACAATCTTTTTGTAAAATTGCAAGTTCATTAGTCCATAAGTGACAGTACGTCATTTGCCAATGTTAATGTCTcagccaattcttttctttataatattattatagactagcaggtaacccgtgctttgcacagGGGAAAAATTTGGTGTTGTAGAATGCATGACTTATGTCcagaaaacataaaaaaaaattaatcattattttttcaaaactactTGGATAATATTcataagagttgaaaattcCCAGCAAAAAACGTTTTATAGATGTCTCGAACCCGCAACCTCTGATTCATGAACCTCGCTCGCAACTAATTAAGCTAAGGAGTCGGTTGGAGATTCCAATGTTTGGTTGTAATTCTACAGTTAcgtaaactttgaatcacaaattgaataaatttgttttaatcattgaattagaattaattgattaatatcaatgtccatcctcggtaaattctcAATCttcaagcaaaatttcaagttaatcagttcagttgtaggtgatgatgcgtcattagaGTATTTCCTATCTCATGTCTAGTTTACTCTAGACGCAGTTTAAACCGAGCATCTGCATACGGGCCTAAGccgatttatatattatattactctattatattatagattatacaATTTCGGCGTGCTAGGCTGGTTGTCTCAAATAACTGGATGAAACTCTGGTGGTTGATCAAATACAGTAATGTTATTGTTATGCATAGTAGTTTCTTGGTGCTGTGGAATGGGTAAATCGGGTCAGGAATCAACTTGTGAGACTATATATGCTTTGTCTTCTGAGCTATTCTTGATGTTGAGAGTTGAGAATGTCTTAACTTTCAACatttatcaaattataaattcactCGCCCTATTTATTCCATATGAAACATTTTTCCTAAAATGCTTATAAAACTTAGAATGTCTTAACTTTCAACatttatcaaattataaattcactCACCCTATCTATTTCATATGAAACATGTTCCTAAAATGCTTATAAAACTTATTTAAAGCTTACGTAATAGAAATTTCATTGTGGTTACTTTCCAACAATATAATCTCGAGCGGCGAAATGTTTATTGAATAGTGTTTGAGTTATCACTTGGAAAGTTGAGTGGAAATTTGAGTGTTGAGTGTTACATCCTCTATAATGGACCGTTCACTagatttcaaaatattataatatccttTTGTTTTAGACCACAGTACTTACACAAGTAGGTTGTATTTGATCATGAGAAGCTTTTATTACATACAATGAACATAGAATATCTATCTCCTGTCCatagaatatctatagtagtGAAGTATAATAAAGAAGAGTTGTATTTTGAAATGAGtcagtcagcattggttgaatgggaagaatACCAATACAGTATTCAGTCACTCTATCAACTTGtacctatttttctattttcacacATTTCTATTATCTACTTTCAGCTATAAAATTCTAATAGTTTGATCaacttttcataatttgattatgATATCCATCTTATTGAATGTTGCAGGCGCCTACGGAACAGTTTACAAAGCTCGAGATCTGTCAAATGGCAATCAGATAGTTGCCATCAAGAAATTGCGAGTGCCATTGACTGATGACGGCGTTCCCATGTCCACCGTTCGAGAGATCGCATTGCTCAGACATCTGGATGGCACTGTTCAACATCCCAATATAGTGAGGTAATCAGCTAATTCAGAAGTTTCAATCCTTGAACAGCAGTTGCTGGATAGATTTCTTCAAAAGTAGAATACAGCACATCAACTCAAGTTCGAGATGAATAGATCATTGAGAGTTCAAAAAGCACTGTATTGGTTCTTCATTTAGTGAGTAAGGAGACGATCATAAGTTTCATGTGAAGTGCCCTCTTGTAAATGTTCCCCTTCTTGACAAGAAATTTTCCTAGTATCATGTTGTAGATCTTCAGTGCACTAacgcactacctccgtaaacaaagccatagtgcatggcaggtggttgatggtaacgtcagcacaggtaagGCTCCtataccaataaaaacactagctgatatagatcagctgaaatcaacaaatttctattgTTGTAGgaaccctacctgtgctgacgtcatcagaatgcactatggctttgtttacggaggtagtgacttATGTAttcgattatatttttaaactGACTACAAATTTGACAAGATTGTTTGACGAAGAACTATgatatttacaaaatttattttcaaatatgatGTCTTAGTGAATTATGCTGAGTAACTTGTAAGACTTAGTTATCTAGAGACAtaatacatttaaaattatcattgtaaattttgttataatacattcatattatgattattcattcatgaaaGAATATTGTGTGTTTGTGACTCTACtaatagattagaataaatatttgtattgtCAGTATCATTTTCATCAGTATTCTGCCCTAGGGCAGGTTCATACatgattcctccttctccattcgTCTCTGTCCTGTGCTATTCTCTTCAGCACGAAGTATTTTCCCTACTCCCTGATATCATTCAGCATCTTCAAATTATCATGCTAACAAAAAATCTCAAATTCCacaatattctaaaaaaaatcgaaattagaatttgaatgttATGTCATATAAAGGATATAGGTACCAACTACATTTTTCATGCATATTTCTGTTTTAATATTCAcatcaattcactttaattatttatcaaaattttatgaaactacacaatattttgaattgagtaTTTTTGTGTACTTTAATAAAATCAAAGAAACATTTTACTTTTTCCttgatattgaataatttttttcaggttATTGGATGTTTGTCACGGCCAGAGGCTAGAAAGAGAGCAACAACTTATACTTTTTCTAGTTTTCGAACACGTTGATCAAGATCTTATGACTTACAAAGATAAATGCCCGGCTCCTGGATTGAGTGAATCACGGATACGGGTGagtttattattgaatgtaaattaGTAGGTAAAGTGATTTCAAgtagaaaataaagttttcgaTAATTTCACTTTGAAGTGAATGTCGTCAACATAGGCTATCTCTTCAATTGTTCAACGTGTTCTACAAGTCTCTCAAAAACTACGAATTGATAGAATGTTGATTCATCACAACTTCTTACCTATTTCTAAGTTATAATTATgtactataaataaaaattggaatctaagtaccctttttaaattatttagtcGTGGCTCTtgaatttcaagttttaattatattaaaaaatagcCCCAAAGAAAAAGATAATTTTATGTGTACTATTACGAGGATTAATATTCTGGAAATTAATGTTTATGAACACTATTTTTAAATTCCGTCTACTATCTAGTAAATTTTTCATTACAAGAATGATGAATGAGCACAcgatgaaatttattataatattgattggcATAAATTTCTTCTgccaataaaatatgatttatgTTATGGTTGAATAGACGAATTTAatgatccaaaggttcaaagaaccgtACACGTCGACcggagcttattgtgtgtccaaGTACATTAGTTGAGCAAACCAATACCTCtgtcctttacaagatccaggagttttGTCCCATACTAACATCCCAATTATCACCTGGCTGCTTGCTgccaaacagagcccttctCCTTGCCCCTAGTTactcgcaatccagtgtgatatgcttggcagtctttTCAGACTGATTGGTcttcgtgacctacgtgagttccactcctggcctttttatAGGTCCTTCCGCCGAGtaaggggtcgccaaattgcatTTGGGGCGCCTGGCTACctttgactcagcctcttgacccacatttgtgattGGAGTTTCACTCGTCTCTGGTTTCTTgggtattttttttatttttgcccctccgaaactttgcaggatccaaaagcctcacctctccaagaagttttgcctgaatgacCGCAAACTcatgacctacgtgagttccactcctggcctttttgtaggtcctttcGCTGAGGGAAGGGTCCCGAATTGCCTCGGAGAAATATGACTTGAACTTGTGGGTTTCGAAACTTGAGAATTTATTTTGAAGCGTGCCATTTACTCCAAGGCTCTGGCCCAACTTCAGTATGAATTCTAAACTCTCGTCATTTTCATTTGTATGATTAGATATTCTGCTGACATTTTGGCCAATCACATCCGGAACACCAACAAAGACCAACAACTCATTATTGCATTTTATGGAATCATCCTTAAAACTAAAGAATATGTAAGCAACTTAACATACATAACTTGAACAACCTAACATACATAACTTAAACAACTCAACATACATTACTTGAACAACTTAACGTAATGTAAGCAACATTACAATTTAATACAATTCACCGTGTTACTCATTGCTTGTCTAATAAATTGAAGCTATTTTTGCTTTCAGGATCTTATGTTTCAAATATTGTCGGGTGTTGACTTCCTGCATTCTCGAAGAATCGTGCACAGAGATTTGAAGCCACAAAATATACTTGTTACCAACAGTGGTGATGTCAAGATTGCTGATTTTGGCCTGGCGAAAACCTATGATTTTGAAATGCGTCTTACTTCAGTGGTAAGTAAACTTGCTTTAGTGAGATTTACTTGAAAAtgtcagcatttgttgaatgtgaagcattgattcatttttaagaAGTGCTTCTAGTTTGAAGTCGTATATTAAACTAAACTGTGGATTCTGATTGAATAATTGTcccaattatttttccaattagcTTTTTGCTATCGTTGCGGGTACAATAATAGTATTTGAATCACGAAATGACATTTACACAATACACTCACTGACAGTGGGTAACATTAAGTATACAATAACTAAAACTCAAACAGTAcattttgtataaataaatttgtgaCTACTGTACTTTTTAATCACCccaataattaaatgaaaattgatgaagCAACTATTatgatgaatttaataatatataattccGTGTTGGCTACAAATAGTTAATAGGCTATTATTCTTGAGATTCAACTCAAAGTTAAAATCCTTATAATTTTATCTTataaataacccggcttttttgcaaccggcactaagtacctgattgaatgattactagtagttctgtgaacagtagacctcgcgcagttataaaccgcagcctcctcgtatactgtccatcagagtaaatcctgtctgtatgtcgtgtcggcgagatatcaatgtgaaaacggctaatggctgttagggttggtgtatcaaaaatactaacatcaaaagctaatctccttcaagacatactggcaacaggtcagcccgagttcaaagcagagaaagatcgagagacaatactatgttattatagttattaattgcatgcgttattacacgcaatcaatagttcatttatttatttttttattgacaatggagacaacaataaaaattgtacagatacaaatgaaaaaataaaaataatgatgaaaataatacaaactcatgcaataataaattatacaaaaaaaaaacaaaaataccacctaattcaaaaatgaaaaatacaaagatttcaaatacttatgaaaaagtaaaaataaaacaaattgggaattcaaaatatataaaaattaaagaatataattgaccgagcgaagtgaggtcaaatattcaagtcgacggtttggcatatgtcttaatgtttaaatgtttatatgttgcgcatttacagcgaaacgcggtaatagattttcatgaaatttgacaggtatgttccttttaaaattacgcgtcgacgtatatataaggtttttggaaattttgcatttcaaggataatataaaaggaaaaaagagcctccttcatacgccaatattagagtaaaaatcagactatagaataatattattcattgaccgagcgaagtgagttttaagtcatttttattcattgacagTTCCTGCTCTTTATATTTACAACCTGACTATTTTTGCTTATAAAGTCACATGACAGTTGGACAACAGGATCTGATATTCATGATCATTTCACCAGATCAAGAAATGTTGTAAGAATTAATCAGCACCGAACAGCATTTTATGAACAAAGTACGGAGCATAAAAGTATAAAGGTTTTTAATTCGTTGCCAACACGGTTAAAGGAGGCTCAATCACTTGGCCTGTTCAAAAGAATGACTAAGGACTGGTTGATTGAGGAGTGTCCGTATAGTTGGCAGGCACTCATAAATTAAATCCTAGGCCTTcctttcaacattttcaagattAATTACTATGTGAAAGAGGCTGATAGACTGACTATATTTTAGTACCGTACtctactattctattttttatctataaatgtttgttttttgtgttactGGTATCTATAATAGTGTGCATCATAGTCATAGTTACTTTTGTCATCTTAATATAATGCATTGTTTAGAAATAAGAACTTGTATTGCTAGATTAAGTTATGTTTTTATTGACTGATTTTTGTATGACAATTGTCCATGCTTTTCTTGTAATGGCCTATGAcatgtaatatataaataaaaagtgaggtctaagattcaagtcgacggtttggcatttctcttaatgtttatatgttgcgcatttacggcgaaacgcggtaatagattttcatgaaatttgacaggtatgttcctcttttaattgcgcgtcgacgtatatacaaggattttgaaaatttttaatttcaaggataatataaaaggaaaaaggagcctccttcatacgccaatattagagtagaaatcagatatagaattattcatcataaatcggctgacaagtgattacacagatgtgtggagaagccagtctattgctgtatttctttaaggtctatagtttcaggtacttgtagatgagaatactgcgtgaggtcta
It encodes:
- the LOC111045435 gene encoding cyclin-dependent kinase 6, whose translation is MTGGLDSSMRGRPNYEELNLIGNGAYGTVYKARDLSNGNQIVAIKKLRVPLTDDGVPMSTVREIALLRHLDGTVQHPNIVRLLDVCHGQRLEREQQLILFLVFEHVDQDLMTYKDKCPAPGLSESRIRDLMFQILSGVDFLHSRRIVHRDLKPQNILVTNSGDVKIADFGLAKTYDFEMRLTSVVVTLWYRAPEVLLNQSYGTPVDIWSCGCIMGELFSKVPLCAGNSEADQLDRIFQVIGTPSESEWPETVSLARDSFVQASPICFSSLSSDLSEDGQELLKMMLQFNPIRRISALNALQHQYFASNGYTCNPYSFPG